Genomic DNA from Magnolia sinica isolate HGM2019 chromosome 4, MsV1, whole genome shotgun sequence:
ATATGTCCCTCCTATGTAATGAGTAGCATGCACGTGTACATATCTTCGTTCTCTTCCAAAGCATCAGATTAAGTCTCGTGATTACCGCCTTTGGACTTTGGTATTCGGACGTGAATTTCCCGCCACAATTGCCGTCGAAATCCGGTGCAACAaaaggttctgtggggcccaccatgatatttgtcatccactccgtccatcagttttggtaTATCATGTTGTTAGGAATTGAACGCAAAAATCTGTcagatcaaaactcaagtgggccagatCAAAGGACATAGTAAAGATTGGACGCTTACCATTTGAAACGTTCTTGGGCCACCGAAGTTCTGGGTCAGGATGATAtattgttttctcccttcatctaggtggttgtcatcttatgaacgggttgatGTCTTATAAACATTGCGATGGGCCCCACGATGGTTTCAATGGCAAGCGTCCCCATCCTCgcctgtttcccatggtgtggcccacttgagtttgtaCCACCTTGATTTTTTAGACTCACATCGTGAGATAATCTGGATCAACTGATGTACTGAATGGATGCCACACTGATATTATGAGTCGTCCCACAGAGCTTACTGTCGCATGGTCTATCTACGGACGCGGATTACgtctacccccgcccggacggtaatccgtccgggcaggggtcTGTGGGGTCATTATggtgtaaatgttttatccacgccgtttatcatttttctcagatcattttaagttacgaTTTTAGAAATGAAGCAGGTGTAcaaatccaatggaccacaccaaaggaaactgcagtgataatgacaaccaccgttgaaacctttctaagggccaccgtgatgttttttaaccacccaacttattcataaggtcatgtagacgtggatgaagtgaaaaagcaaataccatcttgatccgaaacttctccagctcccaagaagtttttaatggtggtagttcaatcctcactttgtggtccacttaagccctgtagCTGCCTCATTATTTggttcatgcaataaaatgatctgagaaaaatgataaacggtgtagataaaacacttacatcatagtgggatccacagagccctgcccggacggtaggacgcaatccgcgtgcgTCCATCTACAGTAAGTGTTGTAGGGAaagggtgcggattaggtgttacccgggtaacactccTAACcgcgtggggtccacatagatatatttttgtatatccatgccgttcgtctgtttttatatctcattttaggactCCATCCGAAAACTTACGAAGgtccaaatatcaaatgtatcATAACATTAGAAAAAGTGataaataatcattaaaaactttttgtcggctataaaagttatatatatatatatatcaaggtgatcTTTGTAATTTACCGTAATAAATTTCTTTTTGACATTATAAACAGGTCTTTtcgaaattttaatggtgaagcaCTCAATTACcaatatttcctgtggtgtggtccacatgagatttgaatatgcttaatttttggtaccaaaaattaaaatgagttggataaacagatgtacagtgtggatatacacaatataatcaatgtaggccccacagtaAAGGTAACACACATCAACGTGTTACCCGGGGAACACCCAACCCTCTGTCGTAGGGAAGTCGCTTCCGGGTCTTTCAATGTTTGAAGTCTTCCAAACGTACGCCAAGTTACACGAGAGACCGTGCAACAAAAAGCTCCGACTTCCGAGGGTCCCATCATGACGAATTTattacatccactccgttcatcatcttcaacagatcattttatgatatgagacaaaaaatcattttattaaaaactcaagtgagccagaACCAaggaaaaggtggggatgggtcACTCACCACTCAAAGTTTACCCAAGCCCCAGTGATATTCTTATgctatccaacccgttcatgaagCTATTACCATCAGGATGAATGTATAAACACATATTCAAGCATGATCCAAGACGTTGTGGGTCCCAAGAAGGTCTCGATAGTCAGCGTCCCCATCCCttatttttcctttggtgtggcttacttgaggtTATTATCTATGTTGTTTAATATGTTACATCCTAACATGACAATTTTCAAacgatggacggagaggatgcgATATTAACATCACGAGTGGACCACACAGAGATTTTTGTTGCACTGGCTCTGTACCACCGCTATTGTAGGAACTTTGACCGTTCTTCTTTACGTTCAGACTTTTGACTGTCTTTTCCCAGACGCGGTTTGTGCCCTACCCCTGCCAGGACGGACTCGGTCTTGGCAGGGTCTCTGCGGGGCCTACAATGATCTATATGGCAGGGTCTCTGCGGGGCCTAcaatgatctatatgttttatccacaccgtccatccattttaaaaagttATTATAAGGCATGTAtccaaaaaggaagcatatccaattctcaagcgcaccacaccacaggaaattgtggggattgaatgcttaccattgaaagaTTCTTACGGCCACAGAAGttcttgatcaagctgatatttgtttttttcccttaatccagttATAtgtaccttatgaacagattggatggaaaaaagacatcacggtgggccttcggaaggcttcaacggtggcgTCATTATCaaaactgcttcctgtggtgtggcccacttgagccttggatctgcctcatttttggaaatacaccttaaaatgatctgttaaaatgtatggacggcgtagataaaacacatgaatcacggtgggcctcacatagcccCTGGACCGAGTCCTTCCATGTAGGGACACGAGTCACACGACGCAATTCCAGTCTTCTCCACCCTAGCTTTGATTGCCGCATTTGTGTTTTTTCCATGTTCGGCCTGCGTCCGTACAAAACCTTATTTATGAGAGAATTCCCATTTTCAATCCCACCCTTCAACCCTGCTGTGCAAAAGCCTAAACTCTTCCTCCATTTTCAGATCATCTCTTCTTCAAAGGTAAGACGAcaccatacatatatatatatatatatatatgagagatcTTTTATTGTGTAaaatctttctttgttttttttaatcttgGGCCGGTTCCTCTACAGCGTTTGTAGAGAAAGCTTATTCTGCAACttttcttgtggggcccactgagttttGGTGTAcgggaatccaccccgtccagaAGATTCGTCCTACCAAGAAACTGGGACAAGTCAGAAATtaggccaatccaaccattatCTAGGCCACCACGTGAATTTGGAAGTGTTTTTGGTGGATGTCCGTTGTTTtctaggtgtgacccacctattgaTTTTTGGTTCgtcccatcatcatggtgggattcatTTGATGCGTGGGTTGGATGGGATACATgtaacacggtggaccccacgtagaagttgaatatcatttacaCGGATGTGAATACATATATGCTACTAAGCATGTGCATGTATGGTCATGCATCGTATATTCGTATGTATGTGTTTGGTTGCTTCGATGTATGTGCATGCTTTCAATCATGCATCCATGGGTACCAAAGTACGGTTTTTTAGGGGGAGAGATGGGTACAAAAGTACTGAGTGTCAGTCATCCAGGGCTATTGGTGGATCAGATGATCTTAGCCGTAGATTTAAACCCCTGTTTATTCTGAACCACTGGTTGTGATTGGCCATTTTCAATAATGGGACACAGTCCAtcaaatgatgggccccacctgtaccaCTGGGGGTAGAATAGAGAAACCCCACTTCTTCCTATCAAGCATCATACCATGTTCTTGTAATGAACATCTGATGGCTAGGATCCAATGTCAACCATAACATCTATTGGTCCACCTGAGTCGCATCACATATCAgacaatgaccaaaatgcccccaGTGGCCCTTCTCTTTGATGGGCCAAACACTTCGCACACGTGTCACTTCCTCCATTAGTATGATGGAAGAATTCAGAGTGGGACACCAAGGAAATCCtttagagttttgattttaagttgTAGAACATAGTCAGTCCCAATCCCCTTTTTGATCAGGCTCTAACATGTGACCATCACCACCGTTGGATTCAAAACCACATTTTGAATCTTTTTGGGATGTGGGCGTTCCATGATAAGGTGGCCCATTGTCTTAAAGGAAGGCCAATGGATCCGTTGGTTATCAAAATCTAAATGCAGACTACCACACGATCATCTTATCTATGGTACAGTTGTTGATGTCAGATATGGAACTGGTTTTGGAAATTTTCTAAGTAATCTTGAGAATTCCTGTTTGGTATGAATACTAAGCAGGGTAAATGGTATTTTAGTCACTCTCTATCAAACTGACAGTCTTCCAAACTCACGTGGTGGTCCAAATCTATGGATTCTGCCTCAGGCGAGCCACCCGCATTAGGCGGCCCATGTGAAGCGGGTGGTGAAGTGGGTCCCGtgagggggttcgaccgaggtcatAACCCATGCAATGTGTCATGctgtattagtttgagcttttaaagcaagtgattaattgttaCATCAGACAACCTATCATTTTAACAGGAAGATTGCCCACAAATTGGTcagtggatttttttattttttttttttgaattctttTCTCAAATCGAATGATCTGAATCATTCAGTTGTTCTGATTCAGTCGAGTGGTCTAGATTGTTTACATGTCTACCACGAAACCTGGTGGGAACTTGTATATGATAAGCTATCTGCGAATCCTCTAGAAATTGATCAAATGGACATGTTTATCAGTTCAACTGTTTTCTCAAATACTTTTTTTTCCCTCCTCTCTGAACTCAGATATTACCATTGTTGTATCCAAAACAGATGGAAGATGGAAATGTTCACACCATCAATAAAGAATACCAGAGAGAAATTGatgtctcaaaattttcaaaagaaaccaGGATTTCTTCCGAGCGGTGGCACTGCTCTTGCTATCCCATTTGCGGATTCTCAAAGCAGGCAAAGCACAAGCTAGAACATGAAGAACGGAACAGATCAGCAAAGAAAGTATTAGGAGTTATAGTGCTATGTCTACTCTTCATGGTTGTAGAGATTATAGGAGGTGTGAAGGCCAACAGCCTTGCAGTTCTAACAGATGCAGCGCATTTGCTAATGGATGTTGCTGGATTTGCAATCTCTCTTTTCACTATTTGGGCTTCGGGATGGGATGCAACGCCCCGTCAATCATACGGGTTTTTCCGCATTGAAGTTTTGGGAGCATTGCTATCAATGCAGCTGATTTGGTTAATAGTTGGGTTCTTAATCTATGAGGCAATTGATAGGATTCTTCACAAGAATTCTACAGTTGATGGGAAGCTCATGTTCGTCGTCGCAGCATTTGGGTTCATCGTCAATTTGATCATGGTAGTGTGGCTTGGTCATGATCATGGTCATGCCCATGATCATGACCATGTTCATGCCCATGATCATGACCATTGTGGGACACATGCTAGTTTTGGTAGCAACGAAGAAGCGGGAGAGATGACTATCCTTCTACCGAATTCTCCGAAGAAGCATCGACACGAGATCGGCAATTGTTGTCAGCACAAACAAGTTGTTTCTGATCAATTGGAAGACACTGATTACAGTGGGGATGTGAAACAGAACCATGTAATTCAAATCAAGGGCGGCCAGAAGAAGATGCCCCACAAGAACATGAACATTCAAGGTGCATACATGCATGTTGTAGGTGACCTGATTCAGTCTGTCGGAGTGATGATCGGTGGCGCCATCATATGGGCAAGGCCTACTTGGCTGATGGTTGATTTGATCTGTACTCTGGGCTTCTCTGTTCTTGTAGTGTGGACAACCATAAGCATGCTTAGAAGCATATTAGATATATTGATGGAGAGCACACCAGACGAGATCGATGCTGTTATGCTTGAAAGCGGCATCAAAAGTATTCACGGTGTCCGTGGGGTCCACGACCTACATGTTTGGGCCATATCGCCAGGGAAAATATTACTGGCTTGTCATGTAACAGTTGAACCAGATGATGATTCGAACAGAATTCTTCTCAACATTAGAAATTACTGTGAAGAAACATACAAAATCAGTCATATTACAGTACAGATTGAGAAAGAGGAAACCACATTATAAATTGGATAATTGTTGGTTTGATGAGTAATGTAGATTAAATTGCAATCTCTTGTGTTTTGTGTGGTATTAAtcctgttaatgatgaaggcctgtttggatgctagGAATCTATGGATTACTCCAATTATCACATTTTCCAGCACCATAGCCCAGTGACttccaataaaaaaaattctgttttttcaagatatttaaaagaaaaaacaaaactatTGTTTGAACAGCAAGCGGAAATCCGAAATTCAATTCGTGTGGAATCTGAAAGGCAAGAAATCTCAAATAAAGGGAAAAGCAATTTTTTTGCCTTGGATTTCTCATTCCttatatccaaacatgcccacaAGACATGTTTTGCAGTTTTTGCTTCAGTCAGTTTGGGACCACCATTTGACAATCAATCAAAGATAGGAAAGTTCTCGAATCATCTATCTCCCACTGCAATTAAGTGCAAGATAAGATTCCTTGAAAAAGGATCATAGTTGCATAGTTAATCAGGCCCACTTATCTGAAAAGGAAGCCTATGATATGATGCTGGTGCGCACTATAAAATACACCAATCATAGGGCCTCTTCGATGGGGCTTAAAAATTCCTAACAGTTTTGATATGATTTCCAACAGGGTCTGAGAGCATGACCTGAGTAAATCTCTGAATTGGTATCTACCTGCCCATGACCTGAGTTAATATCTGATGCCTCTAGTAAGGCTGGTGGGCCATGAAAGGAGGCATCAGATAGTGGCATAGTGCTGCTGGATGGTTGGGTACCTCACATCGGTAGCCGGCACATGTACTGCTGATAAATACAACACAGTCATTTTAAATTGACATGGTAGTACTGGGATCTTGCAAGCTGGGAGAACTGTTGAGGCATAGCCATCCACAGTGGGGTCTACCAGATCAAAGATCTTGATTACAAAATCATGGGTCCATCCTGTACAGACCAAAACCCTGAAATGCAATTGATGGAGGGGCCATACATAAAGAGTTACTAAACAGAGGAATCCTCTTCATTTTGGATGAGACCtcgttcagaaaaaaaaaaagatataacaATAACAACAGTTATTACAAGTTAGGAACAACAGCtcaaaagacaaaaagaaaagagtACCACTTACCACACGCACCACTCCTTACAACGCTTTTCTTCATAAAACCCTCCCCTACTCCTTTTTAGAACCCTATCAAAACTCTAAATATGTTAAAAAAGGCAAAAGACAAATACAATGTAGAGAGCCTAAAACTATTACCGTCATCTTTCATTTCATAAAACACAGCTCTTCTCTAATGGCATCTTCTCTGAGAAGTTGAGAGAAGATTGTTAATCTACACGTAATCATTCAAATGCAGAATTCGCTACGAAACATAAGAGAGAGGCTGTTTGTTCGCATTTAAGTCCTCATGTGGAGCAGCAGTTCTTCTTCGACAGGTTGCTGGTCTCGTTAACATTGATGGTTGTCCCCAACCCAGGCCCAGCTGTGGCTGCTGCCTCTTGAGCAGCCAGTGCCTTCTTGCTTATTATGTGGTATATCTCAGTCAGGATGCTCTGGAACGCCTTCTCGATGTTGAGCGCCTCCATCGCAGATGTCTCGAGGAATGAGAGGCCCTCCCTCTCGGCCAGGGCCTTTGCGTCCTCCTCCGGGACGGCCCTCAGATGTTTGAGGTCCGCTTTGTTCCCGGCCATCAGGATGACAATGTTGGAGTCTGCGTGGTCCCTCAGTTCTCGGAGCCACCTCTGAACATTGTCGAATGTTTGCCTCTTTGTCATGTCATACACCATAAGTGCACCCACAGCACCTCTGTAGTAGGC
This window encodes:
- the LOC131243852 gene encoding metal tolerance protein 1-like; the protein is MDGVDKTHESRWASHSPWTESFHVGTRVTRRNSSLLHPSFDCRICVFSMFGLRPYKTLFMREFPFSIPPFNPAVQKPKLFLHFQIISSSKMEDGNVHTINKEYQREIDVSKFSKETRISSERWHCSCYPICGFSKQAKHKLEHEERNRSAKKVLGVIVLCLLFMVVEIIGGVKANSLAVLTDAAHLLMDVAGFAISLFTIWASGWDATPRQSYGFFRIEVLGALLSMQLIWLIVGFLIYEAIDRILHKNSTVDGKLMFVVAAFGFIVNLIMVVWLGHDHGHAHDHDHVHAHDHDHCGTHASFGSNEEAGEMTILLPNSPKKHRHEIGNCCQHKQVVSDQLEDTDYSGDVKQNHVIQIKGGQKKMPHKNMNIQGAYMHVVGDLIQSVGVMIGGAIIWARPTWLMVDLICTLGFSVLVVWTTISMLRSILDILMESTPDEIDAVMLESGIKSIHGVRGVHDLHVWAISPGKILLACHVTVEPDDDSNRILLNIRNYCEETYKISHITVQIEKEETTL
- the LOC131243853 gene encoding ras-related protein Rab11C isoform X1 — its product is MAHKVDHEYDYLFKIVLIGDSGVGKSNILSRFTRNEFSLESKSTIGVEFATRTLQVEGKTVKAQIWDTAGQERYRAITSAYYRGAVGALMVYDMTKRQTFDNVQRWLRELRDHADSNIVILMAGNKADLKHLRAVPEEDAKALAEREGLSFLETSAMEALNIEKAFQSILTEIYHIISKKALAAQEAAATAGPGLGTTINVNETSNLSKKNCCST
- the LOC131243853 gene encoding ras-related protein Rab11C isoform X2, with product MVEGKTVKAQIWDTAGQERYRAITSAYYRGAVGALMVYDMTKRQTFDNVQRWLRELRDHADSNIVILMAGNKADLKHLRAVPEEDAKALAEREGLSFLETSAMEALNIEKAFQSILTEIYHIISKKALAAQEAAATAGPGLGTTINVNETSNLSKKNCCST